Below is a genomic region from Indicator indicator isolate 239-I01 chromosome 2, UM_Iind_1.1, whole genome shotgun sequence.
cagaggaggttgcaCAGGGACATGTCactgaatcacaaaatcaacattagaggctggagggacctccagagatcatccagtccaagccccctgccagagcagcatcacccagggcaggccacacaggaacacatccagacagggctgcaaaggctccacacaaggagactccacaacctctctgggcagcctgctccagggttctgggaccctcccagtcaagaagttcctcctcatgttgaggtggaacctcctgtgctgcagtttccatccattgccccttggcctatcccaggctgcaagtgagcagagcctgtccctgtccctgtcccctccctcctgacccccagccttcagctcttgataggcattgatcagatccctctcagccttctcctctccagactaagcacccccagggctctcagcctctcttccccaggcagtgctccagtcccttcagcatccttggagccctcccttggactctctccagcagatccctgtccctgctgaactggggagtccagacctggatgcaatattccaggtgaggtctcagcagggcagagtagaaggggaggagaacctccctggaccacATTGTGTGGCCTTCCCTGAGCCCTCCCTCACACTCCCACCCTCCAcagctgcccatggcacagctaCCCAGCAGCTGTGAGGTCAGGGGGCATGAAACAAGCTTGGCCAGCACTGGAGAGACTTAAATAACACAATCAAGGCAGGCTCAGCCTGTATCCTTCACAGCAAGTACAGCTCCTGCACCCACTCAgctcagggactggcagaggagACTTTTGCTTGTCTGGACTTGTCCTGTGCAGAGCCCCGagggggctgctggggaagcAGGGACCTCATCATCCCTCCCAGGCTCCTCTGCCCACCAAGCCGTCTCCAGCCACCCCATAAACATTTCACTACCATCAGTTAAAACCTGGGCAGTTGTATTTTTGTGATCCAGATGAATCTATGCTGCTCCTAAAGAGCCACTGAACTGCTCAGCACcgaggaggcagagggacatCCCCCTGCAGGCACAGGTTGGATTTGTTTCTGCCTGGTTTGTACCTCAGCCAAGTCTGAAGCTGGGAATAGCTATTTAGATAAAGACTCAGGGATCTGACACAGGTTGCCAGGATttttcaccatccctggagcagccatggcactttgggccatggtctagtggccagggaggtgttggctgcgttggacttggtgatctgagaggtcttttccaactttataATGGCTCACATTCTCTGTATGGAGGCAGCTACAACTCCTGAATTAGTGTTTCTGTCTCTAATTTCAGTAACATTAACTGTTCCAGTTGCTGGCTTTGCACAAGCAGGCTTGAGATAGAACAATAAAAATACCTTGGGGTATCAATCTGAACAGAGCCCATTTTATTCCAGCCTAGAAACACTCACTagggaaacaaaaccagcaaggaCTTACTTGGCTGCAGTCACCAACCATTACTCTACTCCATTTCACCAAGCAGAAGAGGCCTCATTGTATCCCCATCTCTCAACAAAATCAATcccctgggctggaaggggctccacagctcatccagtccaagccctctgcactcagcagggacatccccaactagagcagcttgcccacagccctctccagcctcacctgcaagatctccagggatggagcctcaaccacctccctgggcaacctgtgccagtgttccaccaccctcctgctgcacaacttcttcctcacatccaatctcaagctgctctgctctactttgaagccattgtccctgcttctgtccctgcagaagcatgcaggctggaaaagcccctcaggatcaccacacccaaccattaaccctactctacaaggttcacccctaaaccatagccccaagaaccacatccaaaccacctttagaatcatagactcatagaattgtcagggctggaagggacctcaaggctcatccagttccaaccccctgccatgggcagggacacctcacaagcAAGCAGAGAactggcagctgcagggtgtCTGTCCACAGCTACAGAGAGGGATCCTGCTGGGGAAGAACATTCACACAGGGGTAGCAGTGTGCATTTAACAGCTCTCTGTGGAGTCATGGTGCTGCCAGTGGCACTTGAAGAAGCTGTTGGGAGCTGAAGCATTTTGCTGTAATGTGCCCTAAAGCAAAATCTGCAAAGGACGTGGCAAAGCTGTGTTCTGTGGAAGAACATAGTGCCAGCAACAGAACCCACACTGCCtgccaccacagaatcacacaactgccagggctgggagggactccaaggctcatccagtcccaaccccctgccatgggcagggacacctcacaccacagcaggttgctcacagccacctccagcctggctgcaaaaacctccaggcatgaggcttccaccacctccctgggcaacctgtgccagtgtctcaccaccctcatggggaacaacttctcactaacatccaatctgaatctccccactcctagttttgctccattcccccaagtcttatcactccctgacaccctcaaaagtccctccccagctttcttggagcccccttcagatcctagaaggccacaagaaggtctcctgggagccttcttcctctccagactgcacaaccccaactctctcagtctgtctccagagcagagcagctccagccctctgctcatcctcatggcccttctctggacaccatccagcacctccaggtctttcttgtaatagaagctcaggaactggatgcagtactccaggtgggggtctcaccagggaCACATTCAGGCCtggggactcaaccacttccctgggcagcacattccaatgcctgaaacTGAGACACTTCCAGCCTCCCCAAACCTGCAACACCAACCAAAAAGGAAattgtgtttctgttttccagctctctgctgccacTCACAGCAATAAAACTCCAAAGAGATTTAACAGATGTAATGTTCCAGCCAAGCTGCTGCCTTTTCAGCTAATTATGTCACCATAGCAATGTGCTTTCACACTCTCTATAAACAGCAGGGCATTGCAAAGAGTCTGGCCAGAGAGTGGTGGAGTAACtagccctggaggggttcaaaagagcagatgtggcactctgggacatggtctagtggtcacagaatcagagaatgggctggaccagaagggacctccaaagctcatccagtccaagccctctgcactcagcagggacatccccaactagagcagcttgcccacagccctctccagcctcacctggaacatctccagggatggagcctcaaccacctccctgggcaacctgtgccagtgttccaccaccctcctgctgcacaacttcttcctcacatccaatctcaagttgctctgctctcctttgaagccattgtccctgcagaagccctttgcaaacagtctctctgcaggcggatgatcagagggctggagcacctctcctatgaggacagacttggggctgttctaactggagaaatgaagactccgaagtgaccttcttgtggccttccagtatctgaagggggctacaagaaagctggggagggaatttttaggatatcagggagtgataggactggggggaatgcaataaagctggaagtggggagattcaggctggacatgaggaagaagttcttcccccatgagagtggtgagagcctggaatggcttgcccagggaggtgtttaaggccaggctggatgaggctctggccagcctcatctagtgtgaagtaaccctgcccatggtagaggggttggaactggatgattcttgtggtcccttccaaccctgactgattctatgattcttgtagccccttcaggtcctggcaggctgctcttaggtgtccctgcagccttctcttctccaggctgaacacccccagctccctcagcctgtcctcctagcagagctgctccaagcccctcagcattttcctggcctcctctggcccctctccatcagctccatgtccttcctgtgctgagggctccagagctgcacacagcactgcaggggaggtctgagcagagcaaagtgtcagaatcacctctctggctctgctggcaatgctgctttggatgcagcccaggctgccactggtcATGGAGGTCTGTGTTGTACAGGCTGTGATCaactgcagggcagtgtggaaAGTGTCAAGGACAGCTGTTAAGAGTTACTGAATGAAATAAGCAGCCAGAAGGCAAACAGTTCTCAGCTATTAGCATTTATTAAAAGTTTGACCAAAGTAGTAGTTACTTTAATTCCTTAAGTTTAGTTTACAAAAAGTCTAAACAATTTCCCCAGGTTGTCAAAGGTTAGTAAAAGAACTTGAGATGGCATCACATTAGTGCATAGAAAGCCAAACTGCTctagagaagaggggaaaaaaaaaaaacaaaaaaacaagcaaacaaaaaaccaaacacaaacaaaaaaaaaccccaaacccaaccaaacaaactgaAGGTTTTCAACAATAGCTAGTTGCTAGTCTTTACAAAGCCTCCCTCTTCAGGGTCACTGCCTGCAGTCTGTATTTGTTAGATGcaaccctgccaggctgcagggttTTAATGCTAGGAGCACACCCAGCCCCTTCTGCCCCAAGCTATGGACTGACTCTTGTGCCTGAGCAGGATGGAACATCCTCCCAGCAGCTTGGGCAGCAGCCACACTTGGCAACCTCAGTGATCCACACAAAGCTGATCAGAATGGCCTCTGGAAGAGCTGCACtgcctgccttcagctgctgctgcctcccatcAGAAACTTCCAATGCCCAAGGCTTTGTCAAGCCTTACTTTGCCCTAAGGAGGCTTCAGCTTGCATCAGTTTCTTTCAGGTTAACTCCCAAAGCGTGGcagggaaagcagaggcagctgaaggCAGGGTTCTGCAAAGAGCCCAGAGGGACTGCAAGCAGGCTGGGCTCAGCATACCAGCTCTTGGCCAGTCAAAGCAAACATCCTGCACCTACACAGCAACACCCAAGAAAGGTGTCACAGACAGAGCTGCACCTGGTGCTAAAGCtgctgttggtttttggttttgccaCCCAGCTGAGAGCTTTGTGCTTTGCTGAAGCAGCCTGGGCAAAGCCTCTGGGACAAGAACCAGTGGTTCACCAGAGAGCATGCAAAGGTTTGGCACCACCTGAGAGCTTCATGGCAGTGCTACAGCTGTCTCCACTGGCAAGTGAGGCATTTCCTGTGGCCTTGGGGACAGCTACAAACCTTTAGCAGCAGGATTTAAGAACTGGGAGAGATTCCTTTGCTTAACTCCAGCCTTCCGCAGAGACCCAATGCGCTCTAGCCCTCGCTCCCATTGTACTCAGGACTTCCGGATGTGCTGAGAATGCTTCCAGGTTTGACTGCAGTTAAGACACAGAAGGTGAGCAGAAAGGGACGAAAGatccaaccaaagcaaacagagcATGAAGAGAAGTCAAAGCAGCTCAGGGTTAGTCAAGCATATCCAAGCAGTAGAGAGAGGAACCCTGCAGAGCAAGCACACagctgaagaaggaaaggaagccaAGAGAAGGTAGCTGCTACAGGCAGCACAAACACCACTGGTGTCAGGGAACAACCCTGCCAAGGTCCTGGACTCTTTCTGAGCAGAGgtggggatgctgtggggaaACAGTGCTAAAGGTTAGTGTAACAGCTGTGTCCTCATGCAAGCCAGGCCTGATTATCCATTAACTGCCTGTCTGCCTTTCCCAACTCAagccagggctggaagctccCTTTATTACAGCTGGCATTTCCTACAGCCCCAAATGTTTCACTGGAGTGATTCATCTATCAATTAATAATCATCTTTTAGACTGGTGAACTAATTTCTCTGCAATTGATTGACCTGAATCTTTAACTCCATTGCTAAAGAGACAGCAAGCATCCAGTGCCACCACCTGGTGCTGCTACCACAGGGCTCTGCAcaatgctccagcacctgctgcaagcagccagCCTAAGAACATCCTGGGCCCTAAGTTCAGACCATGGATCAGGAGAGTGCTCAACACCATCCTCAAGGAGCTGAATAGAAATTGCCTGCTGGTTTCTCTCCAAGCTTTGCTCTTGCACAGCAAACCCAGGCAGATGCTGCAGTGGTGGTCACCCCCTGACAAGCACCACAGCATTCTTCTGAACAGCATCTGGGCTGCAGGATTTAGCTGTTGAGTGCTTTGCTGTAGATTAGAGAACATTTAGATGCTAAGTGTGAAAGGTACTGCATGACAGCTACCCAGACAAAAAATAACTTTGTTTTCTACTGGCAATTAGAAAAACAATCTGTGTGCAAGGCTTCTGGGAAACCTAACATTGGttcttgggttggaaggttaAATGTGGTTTTGTTCACACCgtttctgctgctcccagagctttCTTAAATGCATTTCAGCAAGCACCAAAATACCACAGATGTTACCTGGCACTTCTAACTATCCAAGCTCTAAACTAGCTTTAGAAGAGCAAGCACCATAGAATTTTGTTTAAGGCTTAGATAAGCTTTACCTAAACCTGCAGCTGAATTTTGCTCTTCAGAAACAAACTGGGAACTATTTGGCTTTGCAGGTTCTGAAGCAGCATCCTCCTCCTTTCTGACCCCACCAGGATTAAAAGATTTCTCTAGTTACATTAACCCAAAGAACACAGAGACGTAGCATTGAACTTTTTGCTTTAATGGTCTCAAATTCTGTGACAGATTTTGTTGTAGTTTTtgtgaaattacttttttttggtgaagtttccattttaaaaaaattaatcaactttttttgttttgcctttttgctttttaaagactAATAACTTAAACTGCCACGAAACAAATGGTCCACAAACATTCCTTTCCTTCTGAAGCTTTTACGATGCATTGTAATCATTAACCAGTCTTTGACTATTAAACTTAAATGGCCAATTGAGACAACCAGTTCTGAGACCCTTCTTCCACCACTGATTAAGACTGAGGTGGCAGCTGATGGACAGAATTTTCATTTGGCCTTCTGGGCCTTCTGGGCAGACTTTGTGACCTTGCCAGCTCCGCCAGCCTTCTTGTCAACTGCCTTGATGACACCAACAGCGACCGTCTGCCTCATGTCACGCACAGCAAAGCGACCTGGGaacagagagtcacagaatcagaagtgttaaggctggaagggacctaaaggatcatccagttccaacattagatcaggttgctcacagccacatccagcctggccttcaaaacctccaggcatgaggcttccaccacctccctgggcaacctgtgccagtgtctcaccagcctcctggggaagaacttctgacatctaatctgaatctccccatttctagtttgctccattcccaagtcctatcactccctgaacACCCtagaagtccctcctcagctttctggtagcccccttcagatactgaaaggccacaatgtctctttggagccttctcctctccagactgaacagccccaactctctcagtcttcataggaggagctccagcactctgatggTTTTGTGCAGGGCTACCTACCCATGGGGGCTTATCTGCTGTGAGGGGCTAAGTGGGCAAATACCACTGCCTGAGACTGGAAGAGAATTATCCAGAGTACCCTCCTCCACTCCACCCACCATGGAAGTTTTGGTTCCACTTCCAAGTTCCTACTGAAGTCCCATCTTTCACCAGTGCTTTCCAGAACATACCAGACACCAAGGAGCATCTTTACCAGAGCCAGACTGACACGTTCCAGGAGATGCCTTACCAAGAGGAGGATAATCGGAGAAGCTCTCAACACACATGGGCTTGCCAGGGATCATATCCACGATGGCAGCATCTCCAGACTTGAGGAACTTGGGCCCATCCTCCAGCTTCTTGCCAGAACGACGATCGATcttctccttcagctcagcGAACTTGCAAGCAATGTGAGCAGTGTGGCAGTCCAGCACTGGGGCATAGCCAGCGCTGATCTGCCCAGGGTGGTTCAGGATGATGACCTAGCAGAACGAACCCAAGAGCCCAGTtagcagcagggaagcagtcagcaggggcagggctgaCAGCAATCCCCCAAGCTGCCCACAGACCTGCGCAGTGAAGCCAGCAGCTTCCATGGGAGGGTCGTTCTTGCTGTCCCCAGCCACGTTGCCGCGGCGGACGTCCTTTACGGACACGTTCTTCACGTTGAAGCCAACGTTGTCCCCAGGCAGGGCCTCAGCCAGGGCCTCATGGTGCATCTCCACAGACTTGACTTCAGTGGTGACGTTGACAGGGGCGAAGGTCACCACCATGCCAGGCTTCAGGACGCCAGTTTCCACACGGCCCACCGGCACTGTGCCGATGCCTGCCAAGGAGAAGAGACATCAGCTCCATGGACTCACCAGGGACAAGAagcccagcaggctgaggagtcCTACACTTCGCACCTGACAATGCAAAAACAATCCTCAGCCACACACCTGCCCTTCTCTCATTACCACATCTTTCCACAAGTTCCTCATAGCTCAGCTCCATCACACgattggaaaggatctctagaTGTCCCTTGCAATTTACTTGCTGCTTCCTTTCTGCAAGTAATTCTAACACAAACATGGAAAGCAAGCTCACAAggtgttagggcttggaagggacctctggagagcttccagttcaagccccctgccagagcaggagcatagaatccagcataggtcacacaggaacacaaccagacagggctgcaaaggctccagagaagacttcacaacctttctgagaagcctgctccagggcttcgtgaccctcccagtgaagaaattcctcctcatgttgaggtggaacctcctgtgctgcagtttccatccattgctccttgtcctaatGTCCCTTTTGtgcgtgtttttttttttttaactaaatcTCAGTTTAGCACTGAGATTCTTATATCATCTCCTCAAAAGAAGGCAGTTACTTGGGAAGTTCTTCACATGGAAGTATTTACAATTTGTGGGAAGAcatgcagaaagagaaattgaaaAATTAcctgtttaaattaaaaaaaaaaatcctcttaagTCCCTGCCAAGCTTTTTGTGCCCTGGGGGTGTAGCACAGCCaaggcctccagcagctgctgctgccaaaggaGGCTCTGGAGGACACTTACCACCAATTTTGTAGACATCCTGGAGAGGCAGACGCAGAGGTTTGTCAGTGGGACGAGTGGGTGGCAGGATGCAGTCCAGAGCTTCAAGGAGGGTGGTTCCACTGGCACTGCCATCTTTTCGGGTAACCTTCCATCCCTTGAACCAGGGCATCTGTAACAAAGACAAGCCCaggcatagaatcagagaattgtcagtgATGGAAGGTACCTCAAGGCTCactcagttccaacccccctgccatgggcagggacacctcacagcagagcaggttgctcagagccacaatccagcctggctgcaaaaacctccagagatgaggcttccaccacctccatgaaCTGTCTGCCCACTATAATGGTACAAGGCTAGAATGGAGCTTAGCTTTACCTTAGCAACACCACTGCAGAGTAAGACTTGTGAAGTGGTAGGATTTGCTTCCAACCAACAGTTTCAAACATTGGCTATTAAAACCCACGTTAACATTGGATAATTGAAGCCCAATACTCCTCCTAGTTGCCTTTCTTAACAGCAGCAGATGTCAGGCTTACGTTAGAGCTAGGCTCCAGCATGTTGTCTCCGTTCCAACCAGAAATTGGCACAAAAGCTACAGTGTCTGGGTTGTAGCCAATCTTCTTGATGTAGGTGCTGACTTCTTTGACAATCTCTTCATATCTCTTCTGGCTGTAAGGGGGCTCAGTGGAATCCATCTTGTTGACACCAACGATCAGCTGTTTGACACCCAGGGTGTAGGCCAGAAGGGCATGCTCTCGGGTCTGCCCGTTCTTGGAAATGCCTGCCTCGAACTCACCAACACCAGCAGCCACAATCAGGACAGCACAGTCAGcctttgggaaggaaaaaaacaaaccaaacctctcAAAATCATGTTTGTACATCTGCAGCAATGATCAGGACAGCACAATCAGCCGTTGGGAaggaaaaacaccaaaccaaacctctcACTATAGCGTTTGTACCTGGGAACCCTCCCAACTCAAAGAAACCCTTAGTTCACAagctcacagggtgttaggggttggaagggacctcagaaacCTTCCAGTCCAAGtcccccgccagagcaggaccacagaacccagcacaggtcacacaggaacacatccaggcatggctggaaagtctccagagaaggagactccacaacctctctgggcagcctgctccagggctctgggaccctcccagtgacaaagttccttctcatgcCAAGTTGGCACCTCCTGTGCTAtagtttgtatccactgttccttgtcctatatCCCAGGgtacagctgagcagagcctgtcccctccttcttgacccccagccctcagatattaaGCATTTATTACAAACGATGTATCATTTTTTAGCTCAATTGACATACCTGAGAAGTTCCAGTAATCATGTTCTTAATGAAgtctctgtgtccaggagcatcAATGATGGTGACGTAGTATTTGCTTGTCTCAAACTTCCAGAGGGAGATGTCAATAGTGATACCACGCTCACGCTCAGCTTTCAGCTTGTCCAAGACCCAGGCATATTTGAAGGAACCTTTGCCCATCTATGGGTTTAAAATTCAAAATTAAGAACCCTGTTTTTCCCTGTCTTTTAAGAACATATATCTATGTACTTTTACTTCAGGAGGATCCCATACTGGCTAAAGACCAAAGACTGAGAAGTGCTGCCTGCTTGGACAACAAGCAACAAGATACTCTTGGAATCAATAGTGAGAGGTGCCAACTGTTCTGTTATTTAACTTGTGGACAGCTTTTAGCCCTCTTGACAACTTGTTAATCTCACTAACACATCATTACGACAGACCTCTTGTGCTCAAGCTCTACTTATCAAGTATCCTCTAGAAGTTTGTTACTAATGCAATCCCAATTATCATCACTACCAAGTATCCTCTATATATTTCTCACTAAGGCAACCTCAGTGATAATCACTAACAAATATTCTCTATTAATCTGTTACTAATGCAACCCCAGTGATCATCACTACGAAGTATTCTCTATTAATCTGTTACTAATGCAATCCCAGTAATAACCACCATTTTAAACTGCCACTCAGCCCAACATCTGCTACATTTTATCACCTCATGTATTTATTAAAATCTAAGTTTCAGGGGTGAAAAAAAGGTAtcataaagacttttttttacaGGTTTGAACACCAAaatcc
It encodes:
- the EEF1A1 gene encoding elongation factor 1-alpha 1, whose product is MGKEKTHINIVVIGHVDSGKSTTTGHLIYKCGGIDKRTIEKFEKEAAEMGKGSFKYAWVLDKLKAERERGITIDISLWKFETSKYYVTIIDAPGHRDFIKNMITGTSQADCAVLIVAAGVGEFEAGISKNGQTREHALLAYTLGVKQLIVGVNKMDSTEPPYSQKRYEEIVKEVSTYIKKIGYNPDTVAFVPISGWNGDNMLEPSSNMPWFKGWKVTRKDGSASGTTLLEALDCILPPTRPTDKPLRLPLQDVYKIGGIGTVPVGRVETGVLKPGMVVTFAPVNVTTEVKSVEMHHEALAEALPGDNVGFNVKNVSVKDVRRGNVAGDSKNDPPMEAAGFTAQVIILNHPGQISAGYAPVLDCHTAHIACKFAELKEKIDRRSGKKLEDGPKFLKSGDAAIVDMIPGKPMCVESFSDYPPLGRFAVRDMRQTVAVGVIKAVDKKAGGAGKVTKSAQKAQKAK